A stretch of Heptranchias perlo isolate sHepPer1 chromosome 1, sHepPer1.hap1, whole genome shotgun sequence DNA encodes these proteins:
- the LOC137320890 gene encoding putative nuclease HARBI1 yields MTGRMKRGHTEQGKLLEEGGGGTGQSAGGHNPRRVFRDQFSDHNFSDDQCIRDLWFINEVVTEICQWLQPQLQPQNRAWTALPVAVKVTVALNFYGSGFIQAAAGDISNISWFAVHYSKRESTEAVYTMRKRFISFPFARDKQEEQAQGFARIAGLPMVQGAIDCMHITIRAPHRNSAIFLNRKGFHSLNVQVVCDHRQRIMQVNVRYLGSSHVSFILRQPSVPPTFQPAQQVKGWLLGDKGYLLMKWLMTLVRNAHMCAQQTYNECHAAARNNLEHTISVLKHCFCCMDRSGGAL; encoded by the coding sequence atgactggaagaatgaagagaggccacacagagcagggcaagctgctagaagagggaggaggcggCACAGGGcaatcagcaggaggccataatccaaggagggtcttcagggaccaattctctgacCACAAtttcagcgatgaccagtgcatcagagaTCTATGGTTCATTAAcgaggttgtgactgaaatttgtcaatggttgcagccacaactgcagcctcagaacaGAGCATGGACAgcgttgcctgtggctgtcaaggtgactgtggctcttaatttttatggctctggattcattcaggctgctgctggagatataagcaacatctcgtggTTTGCAGTGCACTACAGTAAAAGGGAGAGCACTGAGGCTGTCTATACAATGAGAAAAAGATTTATCTCATTCCcttttgccagagacaagcaggaggagcaagCACAAggttttgctcgcattgcaggcttacccatggtgcagggtgctattgactgcatgcatatcaCCATACGTGCTCCGCATCGGAACTCGGCCATATtcctgaacagaaagggattccactccctcaatgtgcaggtagtgtgtgaccacaggcagcgcatcatgcaggtcaatgtccGTTATCTTGGCAGCAGTCATGTttctttcattctgcggcagCCTTCTGTTCCACCTACATTTCagccagcacagcaagtcaaaggctggctactgggtgacaagggttatctcctcatgaaatggctcatgactctggtcaggaacgcaCACATGTGTGCACAGCAGACATACAACGAGTGCCATGCTGCCGCAAGGAACAACTTAGAGCACACCATAAGCGTCCTCAAGCATTGCTTCTGCTGcatggaccgctctggaggagccctgtag